The genomic DNA CAGAccaacccatcatctgggaccctagtcagggaatgctGGCATTCCCACATAgatctgatgggcctagacctctaacagatccctctctccaccatcactagtcatctccaccaggaacagcatcatggacccttttgtgggcctctacaggacctatCTCTTAATGTGGAAAAACAATGGTAggtactgccccactctctaaagggaggttggaccaacatactctaccacttgagaaaAATGGGTTCTGCAGTAAATACagattagaatgttcctagctatgaccacagaatataagctcagacctacagggatgcagaggttacacaggctccagtgctgaatgtgaatagacattggccccagatcagatcgatagagccaacagttaatggtatttatatacttttcccataattgggagctactctctgccctgatgcagctttctagtgctatttccaactctgacaccatctcctcagacagtacCTTTATAGCCCacctgttagctgttgggctcaggcaaaaattagtaaagttataggccccttagaatatacctgaaatagacctactagttttttttccaaaatggagaccccaaagttcatctgctctattcttacctttaggttcctgattattaaacaatttgttctcctttctatcttaatgtttttcagccagcaaatttcagatgctactatgacactaacctgacatccctgggaagttgacctcaccaaagtgttctggaatcccacctctccagaaccctgccccactaaggaaagatagaaacagactgggagtatggatcaaccctccaatgcccctgttcagcagagaagcaattatggaagccagatcttccaccttctgcacctcataatgatcctgggtccatacttccagagggataaggaataggaaagctttcaatagaggggatgggatgtgaaactctggtggtgggaaatgtgtggtcttgtacccctcttatccgacaGTCTTTTCGACCattattaatataaaattattattaataaaatattgtaaaaatagTGTCTCTAAAGACTTCTCTGAACTTACTTAAAACTCTTTGGTTCATTTATATAAAGGTTCATTCTCTCTGAAAGTGAGCATTTTCCCAAATGTGAATTTTAGCATATATTCATATGTGGTTTTGTTCATCCAGCAAGACCAAATTACATCCCAACCCACAAaaactttatctttatgactttttttccctcttcatcACTATCTTAAACCACAGAaaaactcttaatttctctggcaGCTCTACAAGGCAGCTTTGTAACTGagcataagtaaaaaaaaaaaaagaaggttaaaAATTACACCTTGATTGAGGGGTTTTGCTTGCCCTAGTCTTGGGTTTCTTTTGCTACTGTTGAGATTTTTCAGTTGGATACTTCTTGCTATGGGTGGCTATTCTGCATACTATAGTATGTTTACCAAATCCCTAGCCCATACACATTGCCATTCCTTTATCTGTGAAAACAAAAACTGTCTCCAGACAGCTAAATGTCCTTTGAGTAGGGGGACACATATTGTCACCAGCTGAGTAATAATCCATGAGAATCTAATTAGTTATTTGACATGCAAACTCCATACAGGGTAAACTAATGGAATCTTTCATAATGACTGGTGATTCAAAAGATGagtaggagaggaagaaaggagttcATACAAAACTTTCTGAAGTCTGAAAGATGGTTTACTTCACATAccagttcctttttttaaatttttatttataaaaaggaaacactggggtgcTGCTTGTGTGCTGGTTTGGTGCGGACCTGGTACCTCTTTTGTGAAGGGGCAAGTGAGGAGACCCCGGCGTTCGCCATGGCCAATGAAAAGCCCAAGGAAGGAGTCAAGACTGAGAACAACGACCATATTAATCTGAAGGTGGCGGGTCAGGATGGTTCGGTGGTGCAGTTTAAGATTAAGAGGCATATACCACTTAGTAAACTAATGAAAGCCTATTGTGAACGACAGGGATTGTCAATGAGGCAGATCAGATTCCGATTTGACGGGCAGCCAATCAATGAAACAGATACACCTGCACAGTTGGAAATGGAGGATGAAGATACAATTGATGTGTTCCAGCAGCAGACAGGAGGTGtctactgtcgtatgctttaaaattgtcgtatgctttacattggcttgttctagccctcccccgccaagagaattggatcagtcctattaatttcgcgggcctgcttggctccgccccaaggaaccccgggagagggttcctgagtccgagagttcgacAGTGCCAGAGTggaagggttcctgagttcctgagttcaagagtttcagagttacagagtaagagagagttccacagtggaagagtttcagagggttcccgagtacgagttcgagagttcctgagttccagtacgagagttccagagtgccagagttggagagttcctgagttcctgagttcgagagtttcagggttacagagtaagagagagttccagtgtcccagagtttcagagggctctcaagtacaagagttccagagtgccagagttggagagttcctgagttccagagtaagagagagagtgcttgcgccgctgcaaagagacagcagagttctgtttggtgattagtttgtcttagtttgtgaatcgttgttcctgaataaagaaatacagcttccctgcccagccgttgtctccgcgtctctgttacccgcccatgaagctacctgcccggcaagagcctccgaaaattttaacaacagtctacTAAAAAGGGAGCCTGCTTCTTTACTCCAGAACTCTGTTCCTCCAGACCAAGAAGACATTCTCAATTAGAAAACCGCAATTTGGTTCCACCACATCCTGACTACTACAGTATAGTTTTTCTCTATTCTTTCATTTTCCCCTTCCCCATTCCTTTATTGTACATAAAGTAAGTGGTGTATGTGCACAAGCATATTGCATTTTTTTAACTCAATGGCCAATGGTATGTTTTGATTGACATCAAATGGAGATGGGATGGGGAAAATATTGGTTCTGTGAAAATACCCCCTTTCTCCATTAGTGGCATGCTCATTCAGCTCTTATCTTTATATTCCAGTAAGTTATTTTACTCTCAATGtttaacaaaaagaacaacataaAAATTCTTGCATACCTTGTTTGATTGAagaatcttaatgtttttcatttatcATTGTAAAACCAAGGacaattttataacttttttgtACGTAGCTGTTACATGTAGGGCAATCTGTCTTTAAGTAGGGGTAAATTACTCTAAAAGAAATGAATCCTAGATAGTTTTCCCTTCAAGTCAAGCGTCTTGTTGTTTAAATAAACTTtttgtttaaaatgaaaaaaaaaggaaacactgacaaaaaacataggataagaggggtacaactccatatagtttccaccaccagaactccatatcccatcccctctcttgatagctttcctagtcattaaccctctgggagtatggacccaaggacattgtagGATGCAAGCctcacataaccctattactacacctaaatatccctccctttttcctcctctctctctgagtcttgatggagctggagttcagagttctcTTATCCTctacctcctatcacttctccctcactgtgagtatggataaaattatttttagggtgcagaaagtagaggttctggcttctctgctggacatgggcattggtaggttgacccagcctttttctgtctttccctcgtggggtggggctctgaagagatgagcttccaggacacattggtgaggtcgtctgcccagagaaatcaggatggaatcatgatagaatTTGCAACTtgctgtctggaaggtggcatgatataaagtaagacaaagtggttaatgaataagaaccaaaatgtaggaacaGAGCATATGAGATtagagatcttagggtagaaaacAAGCTAGAGAgtacattttaggcatgtttctaggggtctacaactatggtagtttttgcttgagtttgatagctagcatgaagttggataaaaatattgtttgaaaaaatggtgtcagagtagagacaagggttagaaagttggattaggacaaagagtaactcccattcttgaaaaaaaaaatctatgaataaaattgtcTACCCCCCCATTCACCCAACTCAGGGCAtatacattcatatttagcataagagcctgtgcaacctctaagtccctactggtctgagctcgcagctcaTGTTCACATCTGGGAATATTGCTGGCTAcagtcatttcaggactagtcttccttgagtgccagggcaggataccctagcctcccttgggagactgaggtagtccctaccatcactgcttatgggagggcaaggtcctggaaaagCCCagaagagggcttataatgatgttcttgatgCAAGTGACCAGTGGCTCATCCTGTCACTCTCTATTCTTTTGTCTCACTTTTTCCCCCAGCAACTCATCACTATCATATATTGTGTTATGCATGTGACCTATTTACCTCTAGGTTACTCTCAGATATTTACAATAGTTTAATTAGAAGGCATTAAAAACAACCACTTAATCAAAATTTCCATTATAGGaaggaactagaggtgattatgctaagtgaataagtacagaggtgaaggacaactaactACTTAATGGTTTTGCTGATATGTGAGCTAAAGCCAAAGAACTTTCAAAAAATGGTAATCAAattctcttagactttgtgagaactataggagTTATCAGGGTTGGGGAACACAGGACATTGGTGAATGGTATGGGATTGTACCATATGTGAGTGTAGGATTATCCTTGAAATGTTctattttttataactgttttaaaatcttctaatttttaaaaacactgtaaaatcactaaataaaatgaaaaattaaatttcacattcaatatattttctgaagatttattatttatttatgagagagagagagagaaacaggtccATTCTAGCATAAGCAGTGTTGGTATTGGTATTAAATTTAGGGTCTCACATGATACCCACTGGACCACCTGTCTAGCTGCTCAATTTTAATTTAAAGATTCTTCTTCACTAGTCTCCAACCTCTTGTGCAACTTATCTGAATATCCCTTAGATGTTCAGTGAAAAAACAGGACTaattctatttattaattttttgttgttgatgatttttttatcatttaatattcagctttaattttctttctttttctttcttttttttatttaagaaaggagacattaacaaaaccacagaataagaggggtaaaattccacacaattcccataacccgatctccatatcccatcccctctcctgatagccttcccattctctatctctctgggagtatggatccatggtcattgtgggttgcagagggtggaaggtctggcttctgtaattgcttccctgctgaacatgggcgttgactggtcagtccatactcccagtctgtctctctctttctctagtagggtgagcCCCTGAGGAAGTGGAGAtctagtacacattgatggggtcatctgtccagggaagtctggtcagcatcttcctggcatctggaacctggtggctgaaaagagagttagcatacaaagccaaacaaattgttgatttttttttaaccagatcactgatcaactctggtttatcgtGGGGGTGGGCgagggggtgttgaacctgggacttcagagcctcaggcttgagagtctctttgcataaccattatgctatctatcccccacccctTTGCTTAATTGTCTTTCCTACTTGATTCAGACTAGTAGGGCATGAGTTAAAGTGGGATTTGTAGGGAGAGGGAAATTTTAAAGAGATAGTTAGAAACTTGACTAGTGCTGCTGTAATATGACTGATCTGATTAAAAATATCCACTGTTAGGTAGATGCCTCACAAATTCTGCCTTTTCTTGGAATGTGCTTTTGTGGCTTCTTCCTAAGTCCCTttaattctttatatttcttGTGGGGACACTTGCCTGCACCATTTCCAGATGGGAACAACTATACACTGACTGTCATCCCTCTTGATTCTTGCTCATATAACTTTCTTCTTAtgactttttctttcccctgtagTTTTCCAGTTATACTTAGAGGACCCTGACCCATGGAATACTGGTAACCTTGGAACTCCACACCTATTTCATTGTCCCACTTTTATCAGTGGCTTCAACCAACCTTTTGTCTTCAGGCTTCTTCAGATGAAAGTCAAGTGCAAGATTTTAACATTAGCAGGTATCACAGAAAACATGAGGTTTTCCCATAGTAGATAAGCTTCAGAAGCAATATAGGCCTAATACTTTCATAGTACAGTAAGTCTGTACACTAGAAGATTCCATCTCCACTCTTGAGAGACTAAATTGGAGCCATTTTACTTGCCTTGAACACAAGAACCAAAGCATTTTCCACTCCTATGAATTCCCTTCAAAAATGTCTTCTTACAATTAATTTCTAGTGTTCTTCCATACAGACTGGAGTTGAATGGAGAGGAATAATAATCGCACTACCAGTTTTACTGTCTTTGGTTAGTGTTGAAAGGCAGTATAGAGTATAAATTAAGACCATGAACTCTGAAGTGATGGTGTATGACTTCAAATCCTTATTTAACAACTTGACTTGTATGTGCCTATTTCATTATCTGTAATCTAGGAATGGTGATAATATCTATAAAATAGTCTGGCAATTccttaaaaagttaaatatagtTACCTTATGACCTAGGAATTCCACTCCTAAGTATATGCaagagattttaaaatatatgtttaaaaaatccTTACACATGAATTTCATATTTTCATCATTCATGatagccaaaatgtggaaacaacaAAAATGTTATCAACTGATGAATGGATATAAATATGACATATGTGCATGGTGAAATATTCAGTTGTGAAcgtgaataaaaaatatttcacttatCACCATCTACTATGACATAAATAAAGAATTCCAGGCAGGGCtggggttaaaaagaaaaagagcttcaGGGTTTGTTGAATGGCTGTAAGTAGCCTCTGAATAAAATCCAAATTTTGTGAAGTACCTCACAGGATCTCTTGAGTTAACTCATCTATTGTGGGTCAAAATTTCCCCTCTCCAATTTATATCCCCAACTTGCAATAACTTAGAATGTGCTTTAATTTGTAAATAGGATAGTTGTAGATGCAATTTAATTAAGATGAGATCACCTAGCTAGACCCTAATGCAACATGATTGATgtctttataaaaatagaaattttggTGGCCCTGGAGTTAACACAGTGGTAGTATCTAACCTTTGAGTATGAGGTctggagtttaatccctggcatcatatatgccagagtgatgctctggtgttctctctctctctagctcattgataaataaaaaacatagacAAATAAAATTGGAACACTACTCAGGGATTGTGCTATGTAAAAGTGAAAAGGAGATTAGGATGATATGTTTACAAGTTAAAAAATACCAAAAGTTACCAACAGAACACCGGAAGCTAGGAAATCAACACAAATTATTCCTTAGAGACCTCAGAAAGAActaatcttgggggggggggcgggcttgggggggtgggttaagtgcacatggcacaaagcgcaaggatcccggttcaaacccctggctccccacctgcagggggctcacttcacaaggggtgaagcaggtctgcaggtgaatatctttctccccctgtcttccctcctctctccatttctctctgccctatccaacaaaaacaatgacaataaacaacaagggcaacaagaaggaaaataaataaataaaatattttaaaaagaaagaactaacCTTAAAGGCACCTTTATCTTGGATTCTTAGACACAACTATAAGATCATAAATTTCTCATGTTTTAAGTAATTCAGTTTGTGATATTTTCTTATAGTGGTTCTACATATCAATATGCTTTCAATTCTCAcctatagtaatttttttaaacttttaaaatttacttttccccttttgttgcctttgttgtttattgtcattgtcattgtcgttgttgttgttattgttgttgttgttgttgttagataggacagagagaaactgagagaggaggggaaaacagatagggggagagaaagatagacacctgcagatctgtttcactgtctgtgaagggaaccccttgcaggtggggagccaggagcttgaactgagatcctgatGCTGGGtcctgtgcttaaactgctgggCCACCACATGGCTCCCTTAGTAATTTTTTCTTCTAGTTTATGCTCTAGCAACACAAACTTCCTTGTATTAACACTTTCTCTGCATAGACATAGTGatattagtttttgtttgtttgtttttccttatgctgttggtgtgtgtgtgtgtgtgtgtgtgtgtgtatgtatgtatgtggttATAGCTAACACATTCTTACTCATCTTTTAAGATCCAGAAAAGCTATAACTTACTGGTATCCTTCATTGACTACCTTCTTGGGTGCTTCTATATATCCTTTGCATCTCCCCAGTTTTGAATTTTCTGTGCTTTGTTAACTTGTATGTTTATATTTTGTCTGCTTCCAACACAATAAACTGAACTCCTTCAGGAAAGGGTCATCAAAATTCCAATATACTCTTTTCATGTTACATGCTCAATACACATCTTTGAATGAAAGAACTGTTTCCAAAAGTGTATCTTTCTTCCTGACGCATTACTCAAGTGCTTATATATAACAGGTAATTGATATATCTTAAATATTGATTCTGTTACAGAAAAgatccccaaagcacaagactagagccagttcttggtgaaagagaggagtTTATTACACTGGTGTATAGGAGACTCAAGATCACTCCAGGAAGTTCTCCCTGCACCTTGGAAAAGCACACAGTTTTATTGAGGTCCCCCTCCCAAAAGTGGTGGAGGGAGCAGGTTGTTTCACCATtacaaagtaggcagaaacaAAGTCAATCTTTCACGTAATTGCTATACATCTTCCTCATCTGTGGTCTTGGTATGGGTAAAGAAAGGGGAAAACTAGTGCCTGGTATTGATACATACCAGTGTCAGTCCTGAGACAGCTGGATTACTCCCTAGTGATCTTTTACCTTTTAGCACTGTTGTCTCAGGCCTGTTAGTTTAGGAATGTGGAGGGGAGGTGGGGCAGCAACTAcagccactgttttaattgccagaagagggaacacaaaggaAATGGGAGTGTAAACAGAGGGCTCCTAATGCATTCCTAAtgctaatttttttcaatttctttttttttatttaagaaaggagacattaacaaaaccatagaataagaggggtatagttacgcacaattcccataacctgatcaccatatcccatcccctcccctgatagccttcctattctctatgtctctgggagcatggatccagggtccttgtgggtttcagagggtggaaagtctggcttctgtaattgcttcctctcttaacatgggcgttggctggtcgatccatactcccagtctgcctctctctttccctagtagggtggggctctggggaagcaaagcttcagtacattttttttttaatttaagaaaggataaattaacaaaaccatagggtaggagggttacaactccacacaattcccactacccaatctccatatgccatcccctcccctgatagctttcccactctctatccttctgggagcatggacccagggtcatagtgggttgtagaaggtggaaggtctggcttctgtaattgcttccccactgaacatggacgttgactggttggtattcttcatgttggtttggtccccttccccctacctctgagagaaatggtttggcccttgctagtttcacgcccctctttctccccaccccatatgctaaggacctccagagtcccagcagcagcaggggagaaagaaggatagggaagcacatggtgtggtgatttgcctgttcgtgaataaagattaaactacagcttctcagcccagccgtgtgtccccgagtctgtctctgtccactgccacaaagctagcccggcctgctggcaccctcaaacttaaaaacaaatggcgcccatgtggacctaaCCTGCGCATCTCTCAATAAGTGAAgaaaatttggctacctatgtactagcttggagagaaaggtttataattctGACGTCCGCtctctactcctgcgctctattgtctgggatggcatgataccacaatgccgtcaggcatgccttaatcttaaacatctacacccagataattggattttagcaacacaggaacttacatcaggcaattgtggggcacccgctatgacacaggtttatgcagttaccccacgtaatcaaaatggggcctgctttcagtgcagtcgccaaggacattggcgtaaacaatgtccagataagctgtgaccacgcctccagtcagggcaaccccgcctccagtcagggcaaccccacctccagttagagctaccacgcctccagtcagggcaatcccgcctccagtcagggcaaccccgcctccaatcaggacaaccccgccttcagtcagggcaatcccacctccagtcagggcaaccccgcctccaatcaggacaaccctgccttcagtcagggagccagaagccacgtacggtctgtccaagatgtcgtaaaggTTTTCACTGGaaaagagattgttggtcaaattttcacaaagatggcacgcccctgaatggtacaaattcggggcctgagattttgtggaccactcctgttttagaatgaggtgacccttctatgacagtgaagattggcaatattccttttaaatttttgatcgacacgggggcagaaaagacgattttaaggcaagaagaggttccccaagattgggaacttctccctggacccagtatacatggagtaggaggggtgaccccatcatttcgcacacgagattcgctcatgtgggaagacccagaaggctctactggacacttccgccctttggtagctgatatcagcaccaacctactgggcagggatcttctggaatgtcttgatgttaggatatccacagatacctctgcagagcgtaacattCGCTCCtgtgagaccagatctaatcagcacccccaatactaaacgccactgttcgtagccaaacaccccgcttaaactggctttctaatgagcctgtctggatggaacagtggccttcacctagggataagctagaaattttaaaagagctcatccgagagcagttgtccttgggacacattcgtcattctcgaagcccatggaatactcctgtctttgtgattaaaaagcacttgggaaaatggcgcctccttcaagatatCTGTgcggcattgtcaagagggcccatcaaacccttaaggctcaattaaataaagttaaaggaggaacatatccccccaatatccagctagcaaaagccttaactacattaaatctctttaatatttacaatattaaatatgggatatctttccatttcttggtatcagtttctatttccttgagtagcgactcatagttttcagtatacaagtctttcacttctttggtcaactttattcctacgtatttgatttattttgctgaaacaataaaggggagtgatttctggatgtcttcttcttcttcagatttagtgtttgcataaagaaatgacactgttttttgtacattgattttgtcgcctgataccttgctatattgcctaataactttcaatagttttctgttggattctttaggtttttctatgtatactatcatatcatctgcaaatagtgagagcttgacttcttcccttccaatctgtattcctttgatttctttctcttgtctgattgctatggcaagaacttccaatactatgttgaagaataacggtgacagtggatagccctgtctagtccccaatctgagggggaatgctttcagcttctgtccattgagtatgatgttggctataggtttgctatatatagactccactatcttgaggaatttcccatctattcccattttttgtagagttttgagcatgactgg from Erinaceus europaeus chromosome X, mEriEur2.1, whole genome shotgun sequence includes the following:
- the LOC103126604 gene encoding small ubiquitin-related modifier 2-like, which gives rise to MANEKPKEGVKTENNDHINLKVAGQDGSVVQFKIKRHIPLSKLMKAYCERQGLSMRQIRFRFDGQPINETDTPAQLEMEDEDTIDVFQQQTGGVYCLFQLYLEDPDPWNTGNLGTPHLFHCPTFISGFNQPFVFRLLQMKVKCKILTLAGITENMRFSHSR